A section of the Candidatus Latescibacterota bacterium genome encodes:
- the ndhC gene encoding NADH-quinone oxidoreductase subunit A yields MTVFAAADSYAAGSYLPIVVLIVLAVLMAAGMVAASRFVGRRIVNAAKYTPYESGMDPRGDARDRFSVKFYLVAILFILFDIEVVFLYPWAVRFHHLGLFGLVEMGIFLVILLVGYLYILGSGALAWDRGGLFERREQDGEGRRD; encoded by the coding sequence ATGACCGTGTTCGCCGCCGCGGACAGCTACGCCGCAGGCTCCTATCTTCCCATCGTCGTGCTCATCGTGCTGGCCGTCCTCATGGCGGCGGGCATGGTGGCGGCCAGCCGTTTCGTGGGGCGCCGCATCGTGAACGCGGCCAAGTACACGCCCTACGAGTCGGGCATGGACCCGCGCGGCGACGCGCGCGATCGCTTCTCGGTGAAGTTCTACCTGGTGGCGATCCTGTTCATCCTCTTCGACATCGAAGTGGTCTTCCTCTACCCCTGGGCCGTGCGCTTCCATCACCTGGGGCTCTTCGGCCTGGTGGAGATGGGGATCTTCCTCGTGATCCTGCTGGTGGGCTATCTCTACATCCTGGGCAGCGGCGCGCTGGCCTGGGACCGCGGCGGGCTCTTCGAGCGGCGGGAGCAGGACGGGGAGGGACGTCGTGACTGA
- the nuoL gene encoding NADH-quinone oxidoreductase subunit L, translating into MDIRYFPLILLWPLLGVLVNAVLGKRLPLRASGGVASFAVLLSFLTALGGFFALRGMAGGHEAEAPRLVFPLWQWIASGDFSVSASLLLDPLSAVMILVVTGVGFLIHVYSIGYMSHDKDYARFFAYLNLFMLAMLILVLGDNFLMLFVGWEGVGLCSYLLIGFWYDRMFTATMSTAQAGKKAFIVNRIGDFGFLLALFLIVTHFHSLDFATVFAAALHHPAAPGVMTAIGLLLLLGATGKSAQIPLFVWLPDAMAGPTPVSALIHAATMVTAGVYMVARSHVLYALAPAALDAVAWIGGLTALMAATVAIAQNDIKKVLAYSTVSQLGYMFLGLGSAAFGAGIFHVMTHAFFKALLFLGAGSVIHAMHEEQDIRKMGGLRRHLPVTFATFLVATLAIAGFPGLSGFFSKDEILAAAFVQHKALWVIGVLTAGLTSFYMFRLLFLTFFGESRVEPERAKHLHESPAVMTLPLALLAVLSVVGGYLGLPPVMGPHLLGGWLAPVFADLHHVEGFGHAEHLSHATEWGLMGLSTLVALVGFAVAWQRYGRAQDLTPRLADARGGLPGLLADKYRIDELYEAVVIRPLGALARFLWRWIDELLIDGLVNFSGLCVRVGGEVLRLFQTGYVQTYALFMVLGVILLLLRLLA; encoded by the coding sequence ATGGACATCCGCTACTTCCCGCTGATCCTCCTGTGGCCGCTGCTGGGCGTGCTCGTCAACGCCGTGCTCGGCAAGCGCCTGCCGCTGCGCGCGAGCGGCGGCGTGGCCTCCTTCGCCGTGCTGCTCTCCTTCCTGACGGCCCTCGGCGGCTTCTTCGCGCTGCGCGGCATGGCCGGCGGCCACGAGGCGGAGGCCCCGCGGCTGGTCTTCCCGCTCTGGCAGTGGATCGCCAGCGGCGACTTCTCGGTGAGCGCGTCGCTGCTGCTGGACCCGCTCAGCGCGGTGATGATCCTCGTGGTGACGGGCGTGGGCTTCCTGATCCACGTCTACAGCATCGGCTACATGTCCCACGACAAGGACTACGCCCGCTTCTTCGCCTACCTGAACCTCTTCATGCTGGCGATGCTGATCCTGGTCCTGGGCGACAACTTCCTGATGCTCTTCGTGGGCTGGGAAGGCGTGGGGCTCTGCTCCTACCTGCTCATCGGCTTCTGGTACGACCGGATGTTCACCGCCACCATGAGCACGGCGCAGGCGGGCAAGAAGGCCTTCATCGTCAACCGCATCGGCGACTTCGGCTTCCTGCTCGCGCTCTTCCTCATCGTGACGCACTTCCACAGCCTGGACTTCGCCACGGTCTTCGCCGCGGCGCTTCACCATCCGGCCGCGCCCGGCGTGATGACCGCGATCGGCCTGCTGCTGCTGCTCGGCGCCACGGGCAAGAGCGCGCAGATCCCGCTCTTCGTCTGGCTGCCCGACGCCATGGCCGGCCCGACTCCGGTGAGCGCGCTCATCCACGCGGCGACCATGGTGACGGCGGGCGTCTACATGGTGGCGCGCAGCCACGTGCTCTACGCGCTGGCGCCGGCGGCGCTGGACGCGGTGGCCTGGATCGGCGGACTCACCGCGCTCATGGCCGCGACGGTGGCCATCGCGCAGAACGACATCAAGAAGGTGCTGGCCTACTCGACCGTGAGCCAGCTCGGCTACATGTTCCTGGGGCTGGGCAGCGCGGCCTTCGGCGCGGGCATCTTCCACGTGATGACCCACGCCTTCTTCAAGGCCCTGCTCTTCCTCGGCGCGGGTAGCGTGATCCACGCGATGCACGAGGAGCAGGACATCCGCAAGATGGGCGGCCTGCGCCGCCACCTGCCGGTGACCTTCGCCACCTTCCTCGTCGCCACGCTGGCCATCGCCGGTTTCCCCGGCCTCAGCGGCTTCTTCAGCAAGGACGAGATCCTGGCCGCGGCCTTCGTGCAGCACAAGGCGCTCTGGGTGATCGGCGTGCTGACCGCGGGCCTCACGAGCTTCTACATGTTCCGCCTGCTCTTCCTCACGTTCTTCGGCGAGAGCCGCGTGGAGCCCGAGCGCGCGAAGCACCTGCACGAATCGCCCGCGGTGATGACCTTGCCCCTGGCGCTGCTGGCGGTGCTGAGCGTCGTCGGCGGTTACCTGGGCCTGCCGCCGGTGATGGGCCCGCACCTGCTGGGCGGCTGGCTGGCGCCGGTCTTCGCGGACCTGCACCACGTGGAGGGCTTCGGGCACGCGGAGCACCTGAGCCACGCCACGGAGTGGGGGCTGATGGGCCTGTCCACGCTGGTGGCGCTGGTGGGCTTCGCCGTCGCCTGGCAGCGCTATGGCCGCGCGCAGGACCTGACGCCGCGCCTGGCCGACGCCCGCGGCGGGCTGCCCGGACTGCTGGCGGACAAGTATCGCATCGACGAGCTCTACGAGGCCGTCGTGATCCGGCCGCTGGGCGCGCTGGCGCGCTTCCTGTGGCGCTGGATCGACGAGCTCCTCATCGACGGTCTCGTCAACTTCAGCGGACTCTGCGTGCGGGTGGGCGGCGAGGTGCTGCGCCTGTTCCAGACCGGCTACGTGCAGACCTACGCCCTGTTCATGGTGCTGGGCGTGATCCTGCTGCTCCTGCGGCTGCTGGCCTAG
- a CDS encoding NADH-quinone oxidoreductase subunit M, which yields MIDSWILTWLVFLPVLGALPLIVLPASRPGLARAWTLAVTTVTFVLSLHLWFHFDTGSAALQFTQRAPWIAALGIDYAVGVDGISLLMVLLTAFIMPLAVLGSWRAVDDRVRAYHFFLLMLEAGMMGVFVAGDLFLFYVFWEAMLIPMYFLIGIWGGRRRVYAAVKFFIYTMVGSVLMLAAILYLVVHHHQVAGVWTFDVAAMGATPLHGRPELLACLAFVLAFAIKVPIFPLHTWLPDAHVEAPTAGSVILAGVLLKMGTYGFLRFCLPYFPGAIATITPWMMSLAVIGIVYGALVAMVQEDVKKLVAYSSVSHLGYVVLGVFALNAQGLAGGLLQMLGHGLSTGALFLLVGMIYERRHTRRIEDFGGLAAVMPQFTFFFLLTTLASIGLPGLNGFVGEFLILLGTFKVSIPFAAVAATGVILGAVYMLWMVQRVFFGPVKHEENRGLRDLLPREWLLLLPLAALMLWIGLYPRPFLDRIEASVNALVNQNRLGHELPLSSAPAHGAAPDASAAQARLHEGE from the coding sequence ATGATCGATTCCTGGATCCTGACCTGGCTCGTCTTCCTGCCCGTCCTGGGGGCGTTGCCGCTCATCGTGCTGCCCGCGAGCCGGCCGGGGCTGGCGCGCGCCTGGACGCTGGCGGTGACCACGGTCACCTTCGTCCTCTCCCTGCACCTCTGGTTCCACTTCGACACCGGCAGCGCGGCGCTGCAGTTCACGCAGCGCGCGCCGTGGATCGCGGCGCTGGGCATCGACTACGCCGTGGGCGTGGACGGCATCAGCCTGCTCATGGTGCTGCTGACCGCCTTCATTATGCCCCTGGCAGTCCTTGGGAGCTGGCGCGCGGTGGACGACCGCGTGCGGGCCTACCACTTCTTCCTGCTCATGCTCGAGGCGGGCATGATGGGCGTCTTCGTGGCGGGCGACCTCTTCCTCTTCTACGTGTTCTGGGAGGCCATGCTGATCCCGATGTACTTCCTCATCGGGATCTGGGGCGGCCGCCGGCGCGTCTACGCCGCCGTGAAGTTCTTCATCTACACGATGGTTGGCAGCGTGCTCATGCTCGCGGCCATCCTCTACCTCGTGGTGCACCACCATCAGGTCGCGGGGGTGTGGACCTTCGACGTCGCCGCCATGGGCGCGACCCCGCTCCACGGGCGCCCCGAGCTGCTGGCCTGCCTCGCCTTCGTGCTGGCCTTCGCGATCAAGGTGCCGATCTTCCCGCTGCACACCTGGCTGCCCGACGCCCACGTCGAGGCGCCGACCGCCGGCAGCGTGATCCTGGCCGGCGTGCTTCTGAAGATGGGCACCTACGGCTTCCTGCGCTTCTGCCTGCCCTACTTCCCGGGCGCCATCGCCACGATCACGCCCTGGATGATGTCCCTGGCCGTGATCGGCATCGTCTACGGCGCCCTCGTGGCCATGGTGCAGGAGGACGTCAAGAAGCTCGTGGCCTACTCCAGCGTCAGCCACCTGGGCTACGTGGTGCTGGGTGTCTTCGCGCTCAACGCGCAGGGTCTCGCCGGCGGCCTGCTGCAGATGCTGGGCCACGGGCTGTCCACGGGGGCGCTCTTCCTCCTGGTGGGCATGATCTACGAGCGGCGCCACACCCGCCGCATCGAGGACTTCGGCGGCCTGGCGGCGGTGATGCCCCAGTTCACCTTCTTCTTCCTGCTCACGACGCTGGCCTCCATCGGCCTGCCCGGGCTGAACGGCTTCGTGGGCGAGTTCCTGATCCTGCTGGGGACCTTCAAGGTGTCGATTCCCTTCGCGGCGGTGGCGGCGACCGGCGTGATCCTCGGCGCGGTCTACATGCTGTGGATGGTGCAGCGCGTCTTCTTCGGCCCGGTGAAGCACGAGGAGAACCGCGGCCTGCGCGACCTGCTGCCCCGCGAGTGGCTGCTGCTCTTGCCCCTGGCCGCGCTGATGCTGTGGATCGGCCTCTACCCGAGACCCTTCCTCGATCGCATCGAGGCCTCGGTGAACGCGCTGGTGAACCAGAACCGGCTGGGCCACGAGCTGCCGCTCTCGTCGGCGCCTGCCCACGGCGCGGCGCCGGACGCCTCGGCGGCGCAAGCCCGTCTGCATGAAGGAGAGTGA
- the nuoE gene encoding NADH-quinone oxidoreductase subunit NuoE, which translates to MFDASIQREADGIVALYPDPRSALLPLLHLVQREQGWVSPEAMRWVAERLELTPAMVEGVTTFYTMYNTRPVGKHLIQLCRTLSCELRGSLDIRAHLKARLGIGPGETSADGRFTLVEVECLGACGTAPAMMVGEDYHENLTSERVDAILSELG; encoded by the coding sequence ATGTTTGACGCGAGCATCCAGCGCGAGGCCGACGGGATCGTCGCGCTCTATCCGGACCCGCGTTCGGCGCTGCTGCCGCTGCTGCACCTCGTGCAGCGCGAGCAGGGCTGGGTGAGCCCGGAGGCGATGCGCTGGGTGGCCGAGCGCCTGGAGCTGACGCCGGCCATGGTCGAGGGCGTGACCACCTTCTACACCATGTACAACACCCGGCCGGTGGGGAAGCACCTCATCCAGCTCTGCCGCACGCTGAGCTGCGAGCTGCGTGGCAGCCTGGACATCCGCGCCCACCTGAAGGCGCGCCTGGGCATCGGCCCCGGCGAGACCAGCGCCGACGGCCGCTTCACCCTGGTGGAAGTGGAGTGCCTGGGCGCCTGCGGCACCGCGCCCGCGATGATGGTGGGCGAGGACTATCACGAGAACCTGACTTCAGAGCGCGTGGACGCGATCCTGTCCGAGCTGGGCTGA
- the nuoH gene encoding NADH-quinone oxidoreductase subunit NuoH: MADFLITVIKIVLIALVVLGGVAYMTLAERKVSAFIQWRKGPNRVGFWGLLQPIADGLKFVLKEDFTPPGANKALHTLAPMLVMMPALITYAVIPFGGTLPIFGHQVRMIVADLSIGILFIFAIASLGVYGIAVGGWSSNNKYALLGSLRSSAQMISYEIAMGLSVIPVIMFTGSLRLTDVVAHQGGNPWFVLSQPLSFLLFVVAAFAETNRLPFDLPEAEPELVAGYHTEYSSMKFAMFMLGEYVNMMTASALIVTLFFGGYHLPWVETLPFFQQHGFWLALLQLATFLGKVCVWLFIFLWVRWSLPRFRYDQLMGLGWRVMLPLALVNLFVYGLWSLKDLN, translated from the coding sequence ATGGCCGACTTCCTGATCACGGTGATCAAGATCGTGCTCATCGCGCTCGTGGTGCTGGGCGGCGTGGCCTACATGACCCTGGCCGAGCGCAAGGTGTCGGCGTTCATCCAGTGGCGGAAGGGGCCCAACCGGGTGGGCTTCTGGGGGCTGCTGCAACCCATCGCCGACGGGTTGAAGTTCGTCCTCAAGGAGGACTTCACGCCCCCCGGCGCGAACAAGGCCCTGCACACGCTCGCGCCGATGCTCGTCATGATGCCGGCCCTGATCACCTACGCCGTGATCCCCTTCGGCGGCACGCTGCCGATCTTCGGCCACCAGGTGCGGATGATCGTGGCGGACCTGTCCATCGGCATCCTGTTCATCTTCGCGATCGCCAGCCTGGGCGTCTACGGCATCGCCGTGGGCGGCTGGTCCAGCAACAACAAGTACGCCCTGCTGGGCAGCCTGCGCTCGAGCGCGCAGATGATCAGCTACGAGATCGCCATGGGCCTGTCGGTGATCCCCGTGATCATGTTCACCGGCTCGCTCCGGCTCACGGACGTCGTGGCCCACCAGGGCGGCAACCCCTGGTTCGTGCTCAGCCAGCCGCTCAGCTTCCTGCTCTTCGTCGTGGCCGCCTTCGCCGAGACCAACCGCCTGCCCTTCGACCTGCCCGAGGCCGAGCCGGAGCTGGTGGCGGGCTATCACACCGAGTACAGCAGCATGAAGTTCGCGATGTTCATGCTGGGCGAGTACGTCAACATGATGACGGCCAGCGCGCTCATCGTGACGCTCTTCTTCGGCGGCTATCACCTGCCCTGGGTGGAGACCCTGCCCTTCTTCCAGCAGCACGGCTTCTGGCTGGCGCTACTGCAGCTCGCCACGTTCCTGGGCAAGGTCTGCGTGTGGCTGTTCATCTTCCTGTGGGTGCGCTGGTCCCTGCCCCGCTTCCGCTACGACCAGCTCATGGGACTGGGCTGGCGGGTGATGCTGCCGCTGGCGCTGGTCAACCTGTTCGTCTACGGCCTCTGGTCGCTGAAGGATCTCAACTAG
- the nuoK gene encoding NADH-quinone oxidoreductase subunit NuoK — translation MFDLNHALVVAFLLFGTGVAGVLLRRNAIVVFMSIELMLNAVNLVLVTFSRLRGDLDAQVLCFFVMAVAAAEAAIGLGIVIALFRRQESIDLDQATLLRS, via the coding sequence ATGTTCGATCTGAATCACGCGCTCGTCGTCGCCTTCCTGCTCTTCGGAACGGGCGTGGCGGGCGTGCTGCTGCGGCGGAACGCGATCGTCGTCTTCATGTCGATCGAGCTCATGCTGAACGCGGTGAACCTGGTGCTGGTCACCTTCTCGCGCCTGCGCGGGGACCTCGACGCCCAGGTGCTCTGCTTCTTCGTCATGGCCGTGGCGGCCGCCGAGGCCGCCATCGGGCTGGGCATCGTGATCGCGCTCTTCCGCCGGCAGGAGAGCATCGACCTCGACCAGGCCACGCTGCTCAGGAGCTAG
- the nuoF gene encoding NADH-quinone oxidoreductase subunit NuoF: MAAFEPVLTRIVGMDDSHTLAVYEREGGTQALRLALKKSPAEIVETVKESGLRGRGGAGFPCGMKWGFLPDPAKNSRPRYLVCNADESEPGTFKDRVLLRHNPHLLIEGCTISSYALQAHHCFIYIRGEYAEEARILERAIAEAKAAGLLGRNILGSGFDLEIVVHRGAGAYICGEETALLESLEGKRGYPRIKPPFPAVVGLYGCPTVINNVETLCCVPPIVERGPAWFAGIGREKNTGPKLFCVSGHVARPGTYEAPMGITFDELLETHCGGMLGGRKLKAVIPGGSSTPVLTAEEAAGAIMDFDGLAALGSMMGSAAVIVMDETVDMVQVAFNLIRFYHHESCGQCTPCREGCGWLEKIIGRFVAGQGRSEELDQILDICDNMAFKTVCPLGDAARMPTESYVRKFRGEFEARVLGAALAKGE; encoded by the coding sequence ATGGCTGCCTTCGAACCGGTACTGACCCGCATCGTGGGGATGGACGACTCCCACACGCTCGCCGTCTACGAGCGCGAGGGCGGCACGCAGGCCCTGCGCCTGGCCCTGAAGAAGAGCCCGGCCGAGATCGTCGAGACGGTGAAGGAGTCCGGCCTGCGCGGTCGCGGCGGCGCGGGCTTCCCCTGCGGCATGAAGTGGGGCTTCTTGCCCGACCCTGCAAAGAACAGCAGGCCCCGCTACCTGGTCTGCAACGCGGACGAGAGCGAGCCCGGCACCTTCAAGGACCGGGTGCTCCTGCGCCACAACCCGCATCTGCTCATCGAGGGCTGCACGATCTCGAGCTATGCGCTGCAGGCGCACCACTGCTTCATCTACATCCGCGGCGAGTACGCCGAGGAGGCGCGCATCCTCGAGCGCGCCATCGCCGAGGCGAAGGCGGCGGGGCTGCTGGGCAGGAACATCCTCGGCAGCGGTTTCGACCTGGAGATCGTCGTGCACCGCGGCGCCGGCGCCTACATCTGCGGCGAGGAGACGGCCCTGCTCGAAAGCCTCGAGGGCAAGCGCGGCTACCCGCGCATCAAGCCGCCCTTCCCGGCGGTGGTGGGGCTCTACGGCTGCCCGACGGTGATCAACAACGTGGAGACGCTCTGCTGCGTGCCGCCCATCGTGGAGCGTGGGCCCGCCTGGTTCGCCGGCATCGGCCGCGAGAAGAACACCGGCCCCAAGCTCTTCTGCGTGAGCGGCCACGTGGCGCGGCCCGGCACCTACGAGGCGCCCATGGGCATCACCTTCGACGAGCTGCTCGAGACGCACTGCGGCGGCATGCTGGGCGGCCGCAAGCTCAAGGCCGTCATCCCGGGCGGGAGCAGCACGCCGGTGCTCACGGCCGAGGAGGCCGCCGGCGCGATCATGGACTTCGACGGCCTGGCCGCCCTCGGCTCGATGATGGGCAGCGCGGCCGTGATCGTCATGGACGAGACGGTCGACATGGTGCAGGTGGCCTTCAACCTGATCCGCTTCTATCACCACGAGTCCTGCGGGCAGTGCACGCCCTGCCGCGAGGGCTGCGGCTGGCTGGAGAAGATCATCGGCCGCTTCGTGGCGGGCCAGGGCCGCAGCGAGGAGCTCGATCAGATCCTCGACATCTGCGACAACATGGCCTTCAAGACCGTCTGCCCGCTCGGTGACGCGGCCCGCATGCCCACCGAGTCCTACGTCCGCAAGTTCCGCGGGGAGTTCGAGGCCCGCGTGCTGGGCGCCGCCCTGGCGAAGGGGGAGTGA
- a CDS encoding NADH-quinone oxidoreductase subunit J, which translates to MVQSFFYFFAALAVGSGLMVVTRKNPVSAALYLVLAFFALAGIYVLMDAFFLAAVQVAVYAGAIMVLFLFVIMLLNLGPDDLPPIMNRKVKWLYAALSAVLVALLMAMDLGRRLPEGGHGPAGEVGAIGDKLFGDYLLPFEITALLLLVAIVGSVVMAHREPRR; encoded by the coding sequence ATGGTGCAGAGCTTCTTCTACTTCTTCGCCGCGCTGGCCGTGGGCTCGGGCCTGATGGTGGTCACGCGGAAGAACCCGGTGAGCGCCGCGCTCTACCTGGTGCTGGCCTTCTTCGCGCTGGCGGGCATCTACGTGCTGATGGACGCCTTCTTCCTGGCGGCCGTGCAGGTGGCGGTCTACGCCGGCGCGATCATGGTGCTCTTCCTGTTCGTCATCATGCTGCTCAACCTGGGCCCCGACGACCTGCCGCCCATCATGAACCGCAAGGTGAAGTGGCTCTACGCGGCGCTCAGCGCCGTGCTGGTGGCGCTGCTCATGGCGATGGACCTGGGCCGGCGCCTGCCCGAGGGCGGCCACGGGCCGGCCGGCGAGGTGGGGGCCATCGGCGACAAGCTCTTCGGCGACTACCTGCTGCCCTTCGAGATCACCGCGCTGCTGCTGCTGGTGGCCATCGTCGGCTCGGTGGTCATGGCGCATCGCGAGCCCCGGCGCTAG
- a CDS encoding NADH-quinone oxidoreductase subunit C, whose protein sequence is MAVQAAQRFGDRLLASERAQGELTLRVGPDALIEILTWARDEASPRFAMLTDISGVDGLGFDWSPRFRVSYHLLDLEHGTRLRVMADTAETADGPSVPTVTGLWELANWNEREVWDLMGIRFAGHPDLRRILMHEDYALGHPLRKEIPTRGVHDDNR, encoded by the coding sequence GTGGCGGTCCAGGCCGCCCAGCGCTTCGGCGACCGCCTGCTCGCGAGCGAGCGGGCCCAGGGCGAGCTCACGCTGCGGGTGGGCCCGGACGCCCTGATCGAGATCCTGACCTGGGCGCGCGACGAGGCCAGCCCCCGCTTCGCCATGCTGACGGACATCAGCGGCGTGGACGGCCTGGGCTTCGACTGGTCGCCGCGCTTCCGCGTGAGCTATCACCTGCTGGACCTGGAGCACGGCACGCGCCTGCGGGTCATGGCCGACACGGCCGAGACCGCGGACGGGCCCAGCGTGCCCACGGTCACGGGACTCTGGGAGCTGGCCAACTGGAACGAGCGCGAGGTCTGGGACCTGATGGGCATCCGCTTCGCCGGCCACCCCGACCTTCGCCGCATCCTGATGCACGAGGACTACGCGCTGGGACATCCGCTCCGCAAGGAGATCCCCACGCGCGGCGTGCACGACGACAACCGCTGA